The following are from one region of the Haloactinomyces albus genome:
- a CDS encoding beta-N-acetylhexosaminidase family protein: MSLLCALILMAGCAGGASTGDSPADGSPARSSSQAAPSAESDRRALPRVTPRPQEMTRLGRDVRVHGTVEVVVDSLVDQPTRELVVRVLRAAGASRVAVHGPGTAVAGAALRVRLGRRDAPGVTEGLRHVGFEAPPAPLPSEGYVLAARGGEDSTLVLGASDPTGAYYAVQTLRQLAEPGRIAGAGIVDHPATPVRGTVEGFYGSPWTHAERMDQLAFHGEVKLNTYIYAPKDDPYHREQWREPYPPAELARLEELIEQAATHHVDFTFALSPGTSICYSDPSDFAALKAKLQQMYDAGVRSFSVPLDDISYTEWNCAGDRAKYGPPGPGAAGRAQVDLLNRVQREFIDTHPGAQPLQTVPTEYSDVEDSPYKTALRERLAPEVQVMWTGDGVIPGDITVANAREAAEVWGRKTLLWDNYPVNDFDGSTGRIMLGPYAKRAPGLSEQLTGVVVNPMNQAAASKVVEIGAAGFAWNGEDFDPQRAWQAAAEYLAGDRFTGDERGLRPDPETTEALLVFFDLNHMAPLPSGEPWLAPAPELARRLDGFRATWADGDRAAALTRLRSYAEAIAEAPERIRAGAAHDFVSDSAPWLRATDLWGAALLSTVDGLRARLNGDAAGAREHFDEATELAGRAGSIRTVPGETLPQGPVEVADGVLDVFIRQAPDMRMR, encoded by the coding sequence ATGTCACTGCTGTGCGCTCTGATCCTCATGGCGGGTTGTGCCGGCGGTGCTTCCACCGGTGATTCCCCCGCCGACGGGTCCCCTGCACGTTCCTCCTCGCAGGCAGCACCGTCCGCGGAATCGGACCGGCGCGCCCTGCCGCGGGTGACACCCCGACCGCAGGAAATGACCAGGCTGGGGCGGGATGTCCGGGTCCACGGCACGGTCGAGGTGGTGGTGGACTCCCTCGTGGATCAGCCGACGCGCGAGCTGGTGGTCCGGGTCCTGCGAGCCGCCGGGGCGAGCCGGGTGGCCGTTCACGGGCCGGGCACTGCCGTGGCGGGCGCGGCACTGCGCGTACGGCTCGGTCGCCGCGATGCTCCGGGGGTGACCGAGGGCCTGCGGCATGTCGGGTTCGAGGCTCCGCCCGCGCCGCTGCCCTCCGAGGGATACGTACTGGCCGCGCGGGGCGGCGAGGACTCGACGTTGGTGCTCGGTGCCAGTGACCCCACGGGTGCGTACTACGCCGTGCAGACGCTGCGGCAGCTGGCCGAACCCGGCAGGATTGCCGGGGCCGGCATCGTCGACCACCCGGCGACGCCCGTGCGCGGCACGGTCGAGGGCTTCTACGGCAGCCCGTGGACGCACGCCGAGCGAATGGATCAGCTCGCTTTCCACGGAGAGGTCAAGCTCAACACCTACATCTACGCGCCGAAGGACGACCCGTACCACCGTGAACAGTGGCGCGAACCCTATCCGCCCGCCGAACTCGCCCGTCTCGAGGAACTGATCGAGCAGGCCGCGACCCACCACGTGGACTTCACCTTCGCGCTCTCGCCGGGCACGTCGATCTGCTACAGCGACCCGTCGGACTTCGCGGCCCTGAAGGCGAAACTGCAGCAGATGTACGACGCGGGTGTGCGCAGCTTCTCCGTTCCCCTGGACGACATCTCCTACACCGAGTGGAACTGCGCGGGTGATCGTGCGAAGTACGGGCCTCCGGGGCCCGGTGCGGCCGGTCGCGCGCAGGTGGACCTGCTCAACCGGGTGCAGCGGGAGTTCATCGACACCCATCCCGGTGCGCAGCCACTGCAGACGGTCCCCACGGAGTACTCCGACGTCGAGGACTCGCCGTACAAAACGGCGCTGCGGGAGCGACTCGCCCCGGAAGTGCAGGTGATGTGGACCGGGGACGGGGTGATTCCAGGGGACATCACGGTCGCCAACGCGCGCGAGGCCGCCGAGGTGTGGGGCCGGAAGACGCTGCTGTGGGACAACTATCCGGTCAACGACTTCGACGGGTCGACAGGGCGGATCATGCTCGGGCCCTACGCCAAGCGTGCGCCCGGACTCTCCGAGCAGCTGACCGGCGTCGTCGTCAACCCGATGAATCAGGCCGCGGCGAGCAAGGTCGTCGAGATCGGTGCGGCAGGCTTCGCCTGGAACGGCGAGGACTTCGATCCGCAGCGAGCCTGGCAGGCGGCGGCCGAATACCTGGCGGGCGACCGCTTCACGGGTGATGAGCGGGGTCTCCGACCGGATCCGGAGACCACCGAGGCCCTGCTGGTCTTCTTCGACCTCAATCACATGGCCCCGCTGCCCAGCGGAGAGCCGTGGCTGGCACCCGCTCCGGAGCTGGCACGGCGCCTCGATGGTTTCCGTGCGACGTGGGCCGACGGTGATCGTGCTGCCGCGCTCACACGGCTGCGCAGCTATGCGGAAGCGATCGCCGAAGCTCCCGAGCGGATCCGTGCGGGAGCCGCACACGACTTCGTTTCCGACTCGGCACCCTGGCTGCGGGCCACCGACCTGTGGGGCGCCGCCCTTCTGAGCACCGTGGACGGGTTGCGTGCTCGGCTCAACGGTGATGCGGCCGGTGCCCGAGAGCACTTCGACGAGGCCACCGAACTGGCCGGGCGTGCCGGATCGATCCGTACCGTTCCGGGCGAGACTCTGCCGCAGGGGCCGGTCGAGGTGGCCGACGGTGTGCTCGACGTCTTCATCCGCCAGGCGCCCGACATGCGGATGCGGTGA
- a CDS encoding AAA family ATPase, whose protein sequence is MESPAMESPEGVAAALDGTGYLPDDGIATAAFLARRMRRPLLCEGEPGTGKTALAQALASALDLRLIRLQCHEGIDAAQALYDWDFPRQLLHLRTLEAASGGTLNAEEAESSLYTSRFLLARPLLRALQESPCVLLVDEIDRADDEFEAFLLEMLSEYAVSIPEFGVVEAPEPPLVVLTSNRTREVHDALKRRCLYHWLEHPGLEREVAILRRRLPGLDARLAEQVADAVQRMRRMELLKPPGVAEALDWAQALLALGTGDLDTEVAARTLGAVLKYREDADRARAAGIV, encoded by the coding sequence ATGGAATCCCCGGCGATGGAATCCCCGGAAGGGGTCGCGGCCGCACTCGACGGGACGGGCTACTTGCCGGATGACGGAATCGCCACGGCCGCATTCCTCGCCCGGCGGATGCGCCGCCCGCTGCTGTGCGAGGGCGAACCGGGTACCGGCAAGACGGCGCTCGCGCAGGCACTGGCGAGCGCACTCGACCTCCGCCTGATCCGGCTGCAGTGCCATGAGGGCATCGACGCGGCCCAAGCGCTCTACGACTGGGACTTTCCGCGTCAGCTGCTGCATCTGCGCACGCTGGAGGCGGCCTCGGGCGGCACGCTGAACGCGGAGGAGGCGGAGTCCTCGCTGTACACGTCGCGGTTTCTGCTGGCTCGGCCACTGCTGCGCGCCCTGCAGGAGTCGCCGTGCGTGCTGCTCGTCGACGAGATCGACCGTGCCGATGACGAGTTCGAGGCGTTCCTGCTGGAGATGCTGTCCGAATACGCGGTGAGCATTCCGGAGTTCGGTGTGGTCGAGGCACCGGAGCCGCCGCTGGTGGTGCTCACCTCGAACCGGACCCGGGAAGTGCACGACGCGTTGAAACGCCGCTGCCTGTATCACTGGCTCGAACATCCCGGCCTGGAGCGTGAGGTGGCGATCCTGCGGCGACGACTGCCGGGCTTGGATGCGCGGCTGGCGGAGCAGGTCGCCGATGCGGTGCAGCGGATGCGGCGGATGGAATTGCTGAAGCCACCCGGTGTCGCCGAGGCACTGGACTGGGCGCAGGCGCTGCTCGCGCTCGGCACCGGTGATCTCGACACCGAGGTCGCGGCACGCACGCTCGGGGCGGTGCTGAAGTATCGCGAGGACGCCGACCGCGCTCGTGCCGCCGGGATCGTGTAG
- the groL gene encoding chaperonin GroEL (60 kDa chaperone family; promotes refolding of misfolded polypeptides especially under stressful conditions; forms two stacked rings of heptamers to form a barrel-shaped 14mer; ends can be capped by GroES; misfolded proteins enter the barrel where they are refolded when GroES binds), with product MAKMIAFDEDARRGLERGMNTLADAVKVTLGPKGRNVVLEKKWGAPTITNDGVSIAKEIELEDPWEKIGAELVKEVAKKTDDVAGDGTTTATVLAQALVREGLRNVAAGASPTALKRGIEKATEAVSEQLLKSAKEIETKEQIGATAAISAGDSQIGELIAESMDKVGKEGVITVEESNTFGLELELTEGMRFDKGYISPYFVTDQERMEASLDDPYILLLSSKISNIKDLLPLLEKVMQSNKPLLILCEDVEGEALATLVVNKMRGTFKSVAVKAPGFGDRRKAMLQDMAILTGGQVISEEVGLKLENAELDMLGRARKVVVTKDETTIVEGVGDDEQISGRVNEIRAEIDRSDSDYDREKLQERLAKLAGGVAVIKAGAATEVELKERKHRIEDAVRNAKAAVEEGVLAGGGVALLQAAVAAFDGLKLEGDEATGANSVRLAVEGPLKQIAINSGLEGGVVAEKVKGLPAGTGFNAATGDYEDLVQAGIIDPAKVTRSALQNAASIAGLFLTTEAVVADKPEKGGGGEAAADPTGGMGGMGGMGGMM from the coding sequence ATGGCCAAGATGATCGCGTTCGACGAGGACGCCCGCCGCGGTCTTGAGCGCGGCATGAACACCCTCGCCGACGCCGTCAAGGTGACGCTCGGCCCGAAGGGCCGCAACGTCGTGCTCGAAAAGAAGTGGGGCGCGCCGACCATCACCAACGACGGCGTCTCCATCGCCAAGGAGATCGAGCTCGAGGACCCGTGGGAGAAGATCGGGGCCGAGCTGGTCAAGGAGGTCGCCAAGAAGACCGACGACGTCGCTGGTGACGGCACCACGACCGCCACCGTGCTGGCTCAGGCGCTGGTGCGCGAGGGCCTGCGCAACGTCGCCGCCGGTGCCAGCCCGACCGCGCTCAAGCGGGGCATCGAGAAGGCCACCGAGGCGGTCTCCGAGCAGCTGCTCAAGAGCGCCAAGGAGATCGAGACCAAGGAGCAGATCGGCGCCACGGCCGCGATTTCCGCAGGCGACAGCCAGATCGGTGAGCTCATCGCCGAGTCGATGGACAAGGTCGGCAAGGAAGGCGTCATCACCGTCGAGGAGAGCAACACCTTCGGGCTCGAGCTCGAGCTCACCGAGGGTATGCGCTTCGACAAGGGCTACATCTCGCCGTACTTCGTCACCGACCAGGAGCGGATGGAGGCGTCGCTGGACGACCCCTACATCCTGCTGCTGAGCTCGAAGATCTCCAACATCAAGGATCTTCTCCCGCTGCTGGAGAAGGTCATGCAGTCCAACAAGCCGCTGCTGATCCTCTGCGAGGACGTCGAGGGCGAGGCCCTGGCGACCCTGGTGGTCAACAAGATGCGGGGCACCTTCAAGTCGGTCGCGGTCAAGGCCCCCGGCTTCGGCGACCGCCGCAAGGCGATGCTGCAGGACATGGCCATCCTCACCGGTGGTCAGGTCATCAGCGAGGAGGTCGGCCTCAAGCTGGAGAACGCCGAGCTCGACATGCTCGGCCGTGCCCGCAAGGTCGTCGTCACCAAGGACGAGACCACCATCGTCGAGGGTGTCGGTGACGACGAGCAGATCTCCGGCCGGGTCAACGAGATCCGCGCCGAGATCGACCGCTCGGACTCCGACTACGACCGCGAGAAGCTGCAGGAGCGGCTGGCCAAGCTGGCAGGCGGCGTGGCCGTCATCAAGGCGGGCGCGGCGACCGAGGTCGAGCTCAAGGAGCGCAAGCACCGCATCGAGGACGCGGTGCGCAACGCCAAGGCCGCCGTCGAGGAGGGTGTCCTCGCGGGTGGCGGTGTGGCGCTGCTGCAGGCCGCCGTGGCCGCGTTCGACGGGCTGAAGCTGGAGGGCGACGAGGCCACTGGTGCCAACAGCGTCCGGCTCGCCGTCGAGGGTCCGCTGAAGCAGATCGCCATCAACTCCGGTCTCGAGGGTGGCGTCGTTGCCGAGAAGGTGAAGGGTCTGCCCGCGGGTACCGGCTTCAACGCCGCCACCGGCGACTACGAGGACCTGGTGCAGGCAGGCATCATCGACCCGGCCAAGGTCACCCGGTCGGCGCTGCAGAATGCCGCTTCCATCGCCGGGCTGTTCCTGACCACGGAGGCCGTGGTCGCGGACAAGCCGGAGAAGGGTGGCGGCGGCGAGGCCGCTGCCGACCCGACCGGCGGCATGGGCGGCATGGGTGGCATGGGCGGCATGATGTGA
- a CDS encoding XdhC family protein, whose product MRDVLDEVERRWQAEESVGLGTVVATFRSAPRPAGAAMLVTGEGSVVGSVSGGCVEGAVYERATGVLDGEQPGLQRYGVSDDDAFAVGLTCGGILDVFVERIDRRSFPELAELTGSVRAGDPVATVTIVEHPDSGIVGAHLLVWNDRARGGLGSARLEEAVIDDARGLLASGRSGVLEYGPEGQRRGAGMRVFVNSFEPRPRMLVFGAIDFAAAMARIGSFLGYRVTVCDARPVFATRSRFPEVDEVVTDWPHRYLASEVEAGRLDERSAVMVLTHDPKFDVPVLEVALRQPLAYVGAMGSRRTHDDRLRRLRQSGVTETELAALASPIGLDLGARTPEETAVSIAAELIALRWGGRGARLSETEGPIHHEA is encoded by the coding sequence GTGCGTGACGTGCTCGATGAGGTGGAACGGCGCTGGCAGGCGGAGGAATCGGTCGGGTTGGGCACCGTCGTGGCCACGTTCCGCTCCGCCCCGCGTCCGGCCGGTGCGGCGATGCTGGTGACCGGTGAGGGCAGCGTCGTCGGCAGCGTGTCGGGTGGCTGTGTCGAAGGAGCGGTTTACGAGCGGGCCACCGGTGTCCTCGACGGTGAGCAGCCGGGCTTGCAGCGCTACGGAGTCAGCGATGATGACGCTTTTGCCGTGGGTCTGACCTGCGGCGGCATCCTCGATGTCTTCGTCGAGCGTATTGACCGCCGTTCGTTCCCGGAGCTGGCGGAACTGACCGGTTCGGTACGCGCGGGAGATCCGGTCGCGACGGTCACGATCGTCGAGCATCCGGATTCGGGGATCGTCGGCGCACACCTGCTGGTCTGGAACGATCGCGCGCGTGGCGGGCTCGGATCCGCGCGCCTCGAGGAGGCCGTGATCGACGATGCCCGGGGGCTACTCGCGAGCGGACGCAGTGGCGTGCTCGAGTACGGACCGGAGGGACAGCGGCGCGGCGCGGGGATGCGGGTTTTCGTCAACTCGTTCGAGCCGCGGCCCCGAATGCTCGTGTTCGGAGCGATCGACTTCGCCGCCGCGATGGCACGCATCGGCTCCTTCCTCGGCTATCGGGTGACGGTGTGCGACGCCCGGCCGGTCTTCGCCACCCGCAGTCGTTTTCCCGAGGTCGACGAGGTGGTGACCGATTGGCCGCATCGGTACCTGGCCTCCGAGGTCGAGGCGGGACGCCTGGACGAGCGCAGTGCGGTGATGGTGCTGACGCACGATCCGAAATTCGATGTGCCGGTGCTCGAGGTGGCGTTGCGGCAGCCGCTGGCCTATGTCGGCGCGATGGGTTCCCGTCGTACGCACGATGATCGGCTGCGCAGGCTCCGGCAGAGCGGTGTGACCGAGACCGAACTGGCTGCACTGGCCTCGCCGATCGGCCTCGATCTCGGTGCGCGCACGCCGGAGGAAACGGCGGTGTCGATCGCGGCGGAGCTGATCGCGCTGCGCTGGGGCGGACGCGGTGCCCGGCTCTCCGAGACCGAAGGGCCGATCCATCACGAGGCCTGA
- a CDS encoding suppressor of fused domain protein — protein MSRFSGFPAHVEAHLGKIRGAESSETDNRDRGYQLVYCDPAHGAHVSVLTSGLRSYDAGAPLPHELVCTLHAEQERYARHLTGAIAELLTESESRVGPGALIMNDRALLPDTEISGALAAPHPYLGEDFDVLRDEEGTAVLRIITLIPITRGEAQLVARYGSDVLYDRWEQHGSDLLDVHRTAVG, from the coding sequence ATGAGCCGGTTCAGTGGATTCCCCGCGCACGTCGAAGCGCATCTCGGGAAGATTCGCGGCGCGGAGAGCTCGGAAACCGACAACCGTGACCGCGGTTATCAACTGGTTTACTGCGACCCCGCGCACGGGGCACACGTTTCGGTGCTGACCAGTGGTCTGCGTTCGTACGATGCAGGCGCTCCGCTTCCGCACGAGCTCGTCTGCACGCTGCACGCCGAGCAGGAGCGCTACGCCCGCCACCTCACCGGGGCGATCGCCGAACTGCTCACCGAGTCGGAAAGCCGGGTCGGCCCCGGCGCACTCATCATGAACGATCGGGCACTGTTGCCGGACACCGAGATCAGTGGTGCGCTGGCCGCACCCCATCCATACCTCGGTGAGGATTTCGACGTGCTGCGCGACGAGGAGGGGACGGCGGTGCTGCGGATCATCACGCTCATCCCGATCACGCGAGGAGAAGCCCAGCTCGTCGCCCGCTACGGCAGCGATGTGCTCTACGACCGGTGGGAGCAGCACGGCAGCGACCTGCTCGACGTACACCGCACCGCCGTCGGCTGA
- a CDS encoding vWA domain-containing protein, with product MGGVDHTVGGLVGFARALRHSGMMCGPNRVQAFLAAVEHVDLADRSRLYWAGRLTLCADPEDLPRFDAAFDYWFRGADMPSRGQTSSTERRARSAALSSRDTEPGEPEPLATAAGDAEVLHNRDLADLSAEEREQLRRLFAELEPEPPQRPAFRHRSSRRGQLDPRATMRALLRTGGEPIRLPRRNRTTRARRVVLLIDVSGSMSPYADALLRFAHVVVRRSPTHTEVVTLGTRMTRVSRQLRHRDPEQALAAAAKAVPDFSGGTRLGETLRVFLDRWGRRGAARRAVVVLFSDGWERGDTSVLAEQMQRLRRLAHAVVWVNPHAGRAGYSPVQSGIAAAWPYVDHLVAGHSLRSLQELWWWVRRLARNRGSGWATTADQWGSRREGERGGAA from the coding sequence ATGGGAGGCGTGGATCACACCGTGGGCGGGCTGGTGGGCTTCGCCCGCGCGTTGCGGCACTCGGGCATGATGTGCGGCCCCAACCGTGTTCAGGCGTTTCTGGCGGCTGTCGAGCATGTCGACCTCGCCGACCGGAGCAGGCTGTACTGGGCGGGTCGTCTCACGCTGTGTGCCGATCCGGAGGATCTGCCCCGCTTCGACGCCGCTTTCGACTACTGGTTCCGTGGTGCGGACATGCCGTCGCGCGGGCAAACCTCCAGCACCGAGCGGCGAGCGCGCAGCGCCGCTTTGTCCTCGCGGGACACCGAGCCCGGTGAGCCCGAGCCGTTGGCGACGGCGGCGGGCGATGCCGAGGTCCTGCACAACCGTGACCTGGCCGACCTCAGCGCCGAGGAACGCGAGCAGCTGCGTCGGCTGTTCGCCGAGTTGGAGCCGGAACCGCCGCAGCGCCCCGCGTTCCGGCACAGATCGTCCCGGCGCGGGCAGCTCGACCCCCGAGCGACCATGCGCGCACTGTTGCGCACGGGTGGGGAGCCGATCCGGTTGCCCCGGCGCAACCGGACGACACGGGCCCGCCGGGTGGTGCTGCTGATCGACGTGTCCGGATCGATGAGTCCCTACGCCGACGCGCTGCTGCGCTTCGCGCACGTGGTGGTGCGGCGATCACCGACCCACACCGAGGTGGTCACCCTGGGCACCAGGATGACCCGGGTAAGCAGACAGCTGCGGCATCGTGATCCGGAACAGGCGCTGGCCGCGGCGGCGAAAGCGGTGCCGGATTTCTCGGGAGGTACCAGGCTCGGCGAGACGCTGCGAGTTTTTCTGGATCGGTGGGGCAGGCGCGGTGCCGCCCGCAGAGCCGTGGTGGTGCTGTTCTCCGACGGGTGGGAGCGGGGCGACACGAGTGTTCTCGCCGAGCAGATGCAGCGGTTGCGCCGCTTGGCCCATGCCGTCGTGTGGGTGAATCCGCATGCCGGGCGAGCCGGATATTCGCCGGTGCAGTCGGGGATCGCGGCCGCGTGGCCGTATGTGGACCACCTGGTGGCGGGACACAGTCTGCGGTCGTTGCAGGAGTTGTGGTGGTGGGTACGCCGCCTTGCCCGGAACCGCGGGAGCGGATGGGCGACGACGGCCGATCAGTGGGGTTCCCGACGGGAGGGCGAACGTGGAGGTGCTGCGTAG